One window of Plasmodium relictum strain SGS1 genome assembly, chromosome: 14 genomic DNA carries:
- a CDS encoding mitochondrial ribosomal protein L23 precursor, putative, with the protein MFLSFIRLTPPKTPRNVFFPWHNFCIHKSGTFLEKNRLALRVPINLTKFEIREYLRKIYNAKVIKVNTLIKVPERRRNLSDHRFNYYRNGPRYKKAIVTLEHEVPDSVKMIQSCKNIGRNPYITKKNVIYGVRSDVKITPTRSQLWQMGECRYSWRLPLTNLLADFKMNLNPDLRIDEDFVQLQPDITKPFMHSGISSETFKPNNVPEQNFPHIDLTPWRRQVKRIYDSGTLAPPEFFPQASKSNETIEHLTKNKNKKKSSRSSVWKPPS; encoded by the exons atgtttCTAAGTTTTATTCGATTAACACCACCAAAAACACCGAGAAATGTATTTTTTCCATGGCATAACTTTTGTATACATAAGTCAGGAacttttttagaaaaaaatagattaGCTTTAAGAGTACCCATTAATTTAACTAAATTTGAAATTAGAGAATATttgagaaaaatatataatgcaAAAGTTATAAAAGTTAATACATTAATTAAAGTACCagaaagaagaagaaatttAAGTGATCACAGATTTAACTATTATAGAAATGGACCTAGATATAAAAAAGCTATCGTAACATTAGAACATGAAGTACCAGATAGTGTTAAAATGATTCAGTCATGTAAAAATATAGGTAGAAACCCAtatattactaaaaaaaatgtcaTTTATGGAGTTAGAAGTGATGTAAAAATTACACCTACCAGATCTCAATTGTGGCAAATGGGAGAATGTAGATATTCATGGAGATTACCTTTAACAAATTTATTGGCTGattttaaaatgaatttaaatcCTGACTTAAGAATTGATGAAGATTTTGTTCAACTGCAACCAGATATTACCAAACCATTTATGCATTCTGGTATTTCCTCAGAAACCTTTAAACCAAATAATGTTCCAGAACAAAATTTCCCTCAT ATTGATTTAACTCCATGGAGAAGACAAGTAAAAAGAATTTATGACTCAGGTACATTAGCACCACCTGAATTTTTTCCGCAAGCTTCTAAAAGCAATGAAACAATTGAACATttaactaaaaataaaaataagaaaaaatcatCAAGGAGTAGTGTATGGAAACCTCCTTCATAG
- a CDS encoding HD superfamily phosphohydrolase protein, putative, translated as MDMKFEINHIKKNSCAEFILQNISVENKNKILQFLKLKNIKTIYDLIITVTFFKFTNYDESSFEKADINNKLNIKVNTYKKIFQINNNINNKLKKENDNKLNSYDDNIYDIKNKMSNGDSNNYSDLQEKLNNNHVSKDIIENNRIMNLGQRNDIEIKEMNECYEKIREENKSYSNITYAYFDIFINLDAISLFPITNNNKEKLINYIYSIIETNDISLMCIYLNLGHLLEKFELFNIKSIESLKQVIESRKFEFIKNEMNISYYEFIMIVNFITRIKKKRIFCNNIFNQHNKNNYNINKRNYKTICDKIHQFIEFDKWTFKNIIDNPFFQRLRNLSQLGACQYVYPGATHTRFEHSLGVGFLSGKYFTHLCNRSNLSPHHGELNRMLRCVQIAGLCHDLGHGPFSHTFESYFINYKKRDTEHKWDHAAMSQKIAEHIIENLIDQDEVLDASDVKIIKKLIVGPQYYKKFLGLDPIDSLIEASYDIICNNRNGLDTDKFDYLQRDSTIAPPNGTLPSLNCSRLICQSAAINGCITYNVKEIHPVWTVYMNRFSLFKQVYTHRKVRAMEFMLCDGFRLADDIFRWSQCLDDLDSFLNLTDSSIIHDIKKMEKTFKYDENVKNSLNLINSVIYDRNSDYVYKYISEINITEPELIQYLKKVTTEEKIARYSHGLNPDDIIIDWNYLNYGMGANDPLDYVYFYSSDNEEEAFIAHKEYRGTHPRYFEECNVRLYCKNKKVAHLAKEAHLKFISNEVFSKASPFHRKKDKFK; from the coding sequence ATGGATATGAAATTTGAAAttaatcatataaaaaaaaattcctgTGCGGAATTCattttacaaaatatatcagtggaaaataaaaataaaatattacaatttttaaaattaaaaaatataaaaacaatatatgatttaataattacagtgactttttttaaatttacaaATTACGATGAAAGTTCCTTTGAAAAAGccgatataaataataaattaaatataaaagttaacacttataaaaaaatcttccagattaataataatatcaataataaattaaaaaaagaaaatgataacaAACTAAACTCTTACgatgataatatatatgatataaaaaataaaatgagtaACGGGGATTCTAATAATTATAGTGATTTACAGGAAAAGTTAAATAACAATCATGTATCTAAAGACATAATTGAAAATAACAGAATAATGAATTTGGGGCAAAGAAACGATATAGAGATAAAAGAGATGAATGAGtgttatgaaaaaataagagaagaaaataaaagttataGTAATATTACATATGCCTATTTCGATATATTCATAAACTTAGATGCTATAAGTTTATTTCCTATTACAAATAACAATAAAGAAAaactaataaattatatatatagcatTATTGAAACAAATGATATTTCACTAATGtgcatttatttaaatttggGACATTTGTTGGaaaaatttgaattatttaatataaaaagtatagaATCATTAAAACAAGTAATAGAATCAAGAAAATTTGAGTTCATAAAAAACGAAATGAACATTTCATATTATGAATTTATTATGattgttaattttataacaagaataaaaaaaaaaagaattttttgtaacaatatttttaatcagcacaacaaaaataattataatattaataaaagaaactATAAAACTATATGTGATAAAATTCATCAATTTATTGAATTTGATAAATGgacttttaaaaatattatagatAATCCATTTTTTCAAAGATTAAGAAATTTATCTCAACTTGGAGCTTGTCAATATGTGTATCCGGGAGCTACACATACTAGATTTGAACATAGTTTAGGAGTTGGGTTTTTATCAGGAAAATATTTTACGCACTTATGTAACCGATCAAATTTGTCTCCACATCATGGAGAATTAAATAGAATGCTTCGTTGTGTACAAATTGCTGGATTATGCCACGATTTAGGTCATGGCCCATTTAGTCATACTTTTGAAAgttatttcattaattacaaaaaaagagACACAGAACATAAATGGGACCATGCTGCTATGTCTCAAAAAATTGCTGAACACattattgaaaatttaaTAGATCAAGATGAAGTATTAGATGCTAGtgatgtaaaaataataaagaaattaatagTAGGGCCAcaatattacaaaaaatttttaggCCTAGATCCTATAGACTCTTTAATAGAGGCTTCATATGATATTATATGTAATAATAGAAATGGTTTAGATACTGATAAATTCGATTACTTACAGAGAGATTCAACAATTGCTCCACCCAATGGAACTCTTCCATCATTAAATTGTAGCCGTTTAATATGTCAAAGTGCAGCTATTAATGGTTGTATAACATATAATGTTAAAGAAATTCACCCAGTTTGGACGGTTTACATGAACagattttctttatttaaacaaGTATACACTCATAGAAAAGTTAGAGCTATGGAATTTATGTTATGTGATGGATTTCGTTTAGCTGATGATATCTTTAGATGGTCCCAATGTTTAGATGATTTGGATTCATTTCTTAATTTAACAGATTCTTCAATAATAcatgatattaaaaaaatggagaaaacatttaaatacgatgaaaatgttaaaaattcCTTAAATCTAATTAATTCTGTTATATACGATAGAAATTCAgattatgtatataaatacatttcAGAAATTAATATAACGGAACCAGAATTAAttcaatatttaaaaaaagtaacaaCCGAAGAAAAAATTGCTCGCTACTCCCATGGATTGAACCCCGATGATATAATCATTGATTGgaattatttgaattatgGAATGGGGGCAAATGATCCTCTTGattatgtttatttttatagttcagataatgaagaagaagCATTTATAGCACATAAGGAATATAGGGGAACGCATCCAAGATATTTTGAGGAATGTAACGTAAGATTGTactgtaaaaataaaaaagtagcTCATTTAGCTAAGGAAGCTCATCTAAAGTTTATATCTAATGAAGTTTTTTCAAAAGCCTCTCCTTTTCatagaaaaaaagataaatttaaataa